In Streptomyces ambofaciens ATCC 23877, a single genomic region encodes these proteins:
- a CDS encoding FAD-binding oxidoreductase, which yields MHRRTFIGTTAAALTATAAACTGRDPNSGTGGGSGTGKNPAPASTPRLTRTATSTRVPATPTPATWAALAKSLDGPLVRPGDRSWRTARQLYNTRFDTLRPAAVAYAAHPDDIRTALSHARAHGVPVAIRNGGHSYAGWSSGDGRLIIDVSKLDRVHASGGTAVVGAGAKLIDVYRALSAKGVTVPAGSCPTVGISGLTLGGGHGVVSRAYGLTCDSLTQATLITADGKEITADATHHKDLFWALRGAGNAHFGIVTELRFRTHPAPRAVSAYLTWPWRRAAAVVRAWQEWGPDQPDEIWSSLHLAAAPGRTPTVSVAAFSLGTHGELQNAVDRLAGRVGAPASSVSLRRRTYEESMELYAGCSSFSADARCHLPGSTPGRSPEGALGRETYTARSDFFDRSIPAAGVRALLAQVAPVRGAAVSIAFTALGGAVNRVSPTATAFVHRRSRTLAQYLASWRPGTDGTAAQAWTASAHGALRPYASGAAYQNYADPSLRDWRKAYYGDAAPRLAQLKRQYDRDRVFTYPQAL from the coding sequence ATGCACCGGCGCACGTTCATCGGCACCACGGCCGCCGCGCTCACCGCGACGGCGGCCGCCTGCACGGGCAGGGACCCGAACAGCGGCACCGGCGGCGGCTCCGGAACCGGCAAGAACCCGGCCCCCGCGAGCACCCCCCGCCTCACCCGCACCGCGACCTCCACCCGCGTCCCCGCCACCCCCACCCCCGCCACCTGGGCCGCCCTCGCCAAGTCCCTCGACGGCCCCCTCGTCCGCCCGGGCGACCGGTCCTGGCGAACGGCCCGCCAGCTGTACAACACCCGCTTCGACACCCTCCGCCCCGCCGCCGTCGCCTACGCCGCCCACCCGGACGACATCCGCACCGCCCTCTCCCACGCCCGCGCCCACGGCGTCCCGGTGGCGATCCGCAACGGCGGCCACTCCTACGCCGGCTGGTCCTCCGGCGACGGGCGCCTGATCATCGACGTCTCGAAGCTCGACCGGGTCCACGCCTCGGGCGGCACCGCCGTGGTCGGCGCCGGCGCCAAGCTGATCGACGTCTACCGCGCCCTGTCCGCCAAGGGCGTGACCGTCCCGGCCGGCTCCTGCCCCACCGTCGGCATCTCCGGCCTCACCCTCGGCGGCGGCCACGGTGTCGTCTCCCGCGCCTACGGCCTGACCTGCGACAGCCTCACCCAGGCCACCCTGATCACGGCGGACGGCAAGGAGATCACCGCCGACGCGACCCACCACAAGGACCTGTTCTGGGCCCTGCGCGGCGCGGGCAACGCCCACTTCGGCATCGTCACGGAGCTCCGCTTCCGCACCCACCCCGCGCCCCGGGCCGTGTCGGCGTACCTGACCTGGCCCTGGCGCAGGGCCGCCGCGGTGGTCCGCGCCTGGCAGGAGTGGGGACCGGACCAGCCCGACGAGATCTGGTCCTCCCTCCACCTGGCCGCCGCTCCCGGCCGCACACCGACCGTCTCCGTCGCCGCCTTCTCCCTCGGCACCCACGGCGAACTCCAGAACGCCGTCGACCGCCTCGCCGGCCGCGTCGGCGCCCCGGCGAGCAGCGTCTCCCTCAGGCGCCGCACCTACGAGGAGTCGATGGAGCTGTACGCCGGCTGCTCGTCCTTCTCCGCCGACGCCCGTTGCCACCTCCCCGGTTCCACCCCCGGGCGCTCACCCGAGGGCGCGCTGGGCCGCGAGACGTACACCGCCCGCTCGGACTTCTTCGACCGCTCGATCCCGGCGGCCGGGGTCCGCGCCCTGCTCGCCCAGGTCGCCCCGGTCCGCGGCGCCGCCGTCAGCATCGCGTTCACGGCGCTCGGCGGAGCGGTGAACCGCGTCTCCCCGACGGCCACGGCCTTCGTGCACCGCCGCTCCCGGACGCTGGCCCAGTACCTCGCCTCCTGGCGCCCCGGCACCGACGGCACGGCCGCCCAGGCCTGGACGGCCTCCGCGCACGGGGCGTTGCGCCCGTACGCCTCGGGCGCCGCCTACCAGAACTACGCGGACCCGAGCCTCAGGGACTGGCGCAAGGCGTACTACGGAGACGCGGCCCCGCGCCTGGCGCAACTCAAGCGCCAGTACGACCGGGACCGCGTCTTCACCTACCCGCAGGCGCTCTAG
- a CDS encoding phosphatase PAP2 family protein, with product MAGLAESGSNPDVELLYDINGLAKDAPHWFDRVMEFVGEYGLLFAIVLLVLWCWWSVRRRGDEDAASSVAALVWAPLAAGVAVLVNVPIRGFVERPRPFKTHDGLEVLIEGKNDFSFVSDHATLVMALAVALFVANRKFGLVAIVLAVFGGFARVYMGVHYPTDVIGGFALGTAVALLLSPVAMALLTPLTRAVERSPRVGWLVSARGRGGAAGQGAVIPGARQESAEAGERDLAA from the coding sequence ATGGCTGGACTCGCCGAATCCGGGTCGAACCCCGACGTCGAGCTGCTCTACGACATCAATGGCCTGGCCAAGGACGCACCGCACTGGTTCGACCGGGTCATGGAGTTCGTGGGTGAGTACGGACTGCTGTTCGCGATCGTGCTGCTGGTGCTGTGGTGCTGGTGGTCCGTGCGGCGGCGGGGTGACGAGGACGCGGCCTCCAGCGTGGCGGCCCTGGTGTGGGCACCGCTCGCGGCCGGTGTCGCGGTGCTCGTCAACGTGCCGATACGGGGTTTCGTCGAGCGGCCCCGGCCGTTCAAGACCCATGACGGGCTGGAGGTGCTCATCGAGGGGAAGAACGACTTCTCCTTCGTGAGCGACCACGCGACGCTCGTCATGGCGCTCGCCGTCGCGCTGTTCGTCGCCAACCGGAAGTTCGGGCTGGTGGCGATCGTGCTCGCCGTGTTCGGCGGCTTCGCCCGGGTCTACATGGGCGTGCACTACCCGACGGACGTCATCGGGGGCTTCGCCCTGGGTACGGCGGTCGCGTTGCTGCTGTCGCCGGTCGCCATGGCGCTGCTGACGCCGCTGACCCGGGCCGTCGAGCGGTCGCCCCGGGTGGGATGGCTGGTCAGCGCGCGGGGGCGAGGCGGTGCCGCCGGACAGGGCGCCGTGATCCCGGGGGCGCGCCAGGAGAGCGCCGAGGCGGGGGAGAGGGATCTCGCCGCCTAG
- a CDS encoding ATP-binding protein, translating into MRDPLTVLTEAFTSFLFGKVETTRLPVRTSTGQAQAVYLPTAAPGLGDSGVIIGREVYSGKGYIYDPFQLYGQQLPAPHWLVLGESGNGKSALEKTYVLRQLRFKDRQVVVLDAQGEDGVGEWNLIAEELGITPIRLDPMAALDHGIRLNPLDPAITTTGQLALLRTIIEVAMGHGLDERSGFALKVAHAYVNETIVERQPVLTDIVEQLRHPEPESAEAMNVAIDDVRAWGLDVALVLDRLVDGDLRGMFDGPTTVGIDLDAPLIVFDLSHIDRNSIAMPILMAIVGVWLEHTWIRPDRKKRIFLVEEAWHIINSPFVAQLFQRLLKFGRRLGLSFVAVVHHLSDVVDGAAAREAAAILKMASTRTIYAQKADEARATGRVLGLPRWAVEIIPSLTPGIAVWDVNGNVQVVKHLITETERPLVFTDRAMTESSSDFNDDALRAAELEAEERAAAFMEQHIGDSSESTVA; encoded by the coding sequence ATGCGGGACCCGCTGACCGTCCTCACCGAAGCCTTCACGTCCTTCCTGTTCGGGAAGGTGGAGACGACCCGCCTCCCGGTCCGCACCTCCACGGGCCAGGCCCAGGCCGTCTACCTGCCCACCGCCGCGCCGGGCCTCGGCGACTCCGGCGTGATCATCGGCCGCGAGGTCTACTCCGGCAAGGGCTACATCTACGACCCCTTCCAGCTCTACGGCCAGCAGCTCCCCGCACCCCACTGGCTGGTGCTCGGCGAGTCCGGCAACGGCAAGTCGGCGCTGGAGAAGACGTACGTCCTGCGCCAGCTGCGCTTCAAGGACCGCCAGGTCGTCGTCCTGGACGCGCAGGGCGAGGACGGCGTCGGCGAGTGGAACCTCATCGCCGAGGAGCTGGGTATAACTCCCATCCGGCTCGACCCGATGGCCGCCCTGGACCACGGCATCCGGCTCAACCCCCTGGACCCGGCGATCACGACGACGGGGCAGCTGGCGCTCCTGCGGACGATCATCGAGGTCGCGATGGGCCACGGCCTCGACGAACGCTCCGGCTTCGCCCTCAAGGTCGCGCACGCCTACGTCAACGAGACCATCGTCGAGCGCCAGCCGGTCCTCACCGACATCGTCGAGCAGCTCCGCCACCCCGAGCCGGAGTCGGCCGAGGCGATGAACGTCGCCATAGACGACGTACGCGCCTGGGGCCTGGACGTCGCGCTGGTCCTCGACCGCCTCGTCGACGGCGACCTGCGCGGCATGTTCGACGGCCCCACCACGGTCGGCATCGACCTCGACGCGCCCCTCATCGTCTTCGACCTGTCCCACATCGACCGCAACTCCATCGCCATGCCGATCCTCATGGCCATCGTCGGCGTGTGGCTGGAGCACACCTGGATCCGCCCCGACCGCAAGAAGCGCATCTTCCTGGTCGAGGAGGCCTGGCACATCATCAACAGCCCCTTCGTGGCGCAGCTGTTCCAGCGGCTGCTCAAGTTCGGGCGCCGGCTGGGACTGTCGTTCGTGGCGGTGGTGCACCACCTGTCGGACGTCGTCGACGGGGCGGCGGCCAGAGAGGCCGCGGCCATCCTGAAGATGGCCTCCACCCGGACCATCTACGCCCAGAAGGCCGACGAGGCACGGGCCACGGGCCGCGTCCTCGGCCTGCCGCGCTGGGCGGTGGAGATCATCCCCTCCCTCACCCCCGGCATCGCGGTGTGGGACGTCAACGGCAACGTCCAGGTGGTCAAGCACCTGATCACCGAGACCGAACGCCCCCTGGTCTTCACCGACCGCGCGATGACCGAGTCCTCCTCCGACTTCAACGACGACGCCCTGCGCGCCGCGGAGCTGGAGGCCGAGGAACGGGCGGCGGCCTTCATGGAACAGCACATCGGCGACTCGTCCGAATCGACGGTGGCGTAG
- a CDS encoding DUF47 domain-containing protein — translation MRFRLTPRETSFYDMFAASADNIVTGSKLLMELLGADASARAEIAERMRAAEHAGDDATHAIFHQLNSSFITPFDREDIYNLASSLDDIMDFMEEAVDLVVLYNVEELPKGVDQQIEVLARAAELTAEAMPNLRTMDNLTEYWIEVNRLENQADQVHRKLLAHLFNGKYEAIEVLKLKQIVDVLEEAADAFEHVANTVETIAVKES, via the coding sequence GTGCGCTTTCGTCTGACCCCCAGGGAGACGAGCTTCTACGACATGTTCGCCGCCTCCGCGGACAACATCGTCACGGGCTCCAAGCTCCTGATGGAACTGCTCGGGGCGGACGCATCCGCCCGGGCCGAGATCGCAGAGCGTATGCGGGCCGCCGAACACGCAGGTGACGACGCCACGCACGCGATCTTCCACCAGCTGAACTCCTCGTTCATCACGCCCTTCGACCGCGAGGACATCTACAACCTCGCGTCGTCCCTCGACGACATCATGGACTTCATGGAGGAGGCCGTCGACCTGGTCGTCCTCTACAATGTCGAGGAACTGCCCAAGGGCGTCGACCAGCAGATCGAGGTGCTGGCGCGGGCCGCCGAGCTGACCGCCGAGGCCATGCCGAACCTGCGCACCATGGACAACCTCACCGAGTACTGGATCGAGGTCAACCGCCTCGAGAACCAGGCCGACCAGGTCCACCGCAAGCTGCTCGCCCACCTCTTCAACGGCAAGTACGAGGCCATCGAGGTGCTCAAGCTGAAGCAGATCGTGGACGTACTGGAAGAGGCGGCGGACGCCTTCGAGCACGTGGCGAACACGGTGGAGACCATCGCGGTCAAGGAGTCCTGA
- a CDS encoding metal-sensitive transcriptional regulator, with product MTTTEAGAGAPSPAVDAVAPDGTDVVTDHDRGVHGYHQQKDEHLKRLRRIEGQIRGLQRMVDEDVYCIDILTQVSASTKALQSFALQLLEEHLRHCVADAAVKGGAEIDAKVEEATKAIGRLLRT from the coding sequence ATGACGACCACTGAGGCCGGCGCAGGTGCGCCCTCCCCCGCCGTGGACGCGGTGGCGCCGGACGGGACGGACGTGGTGACCGACCACGACCGCGGCGTGCACGGCTACCACCAGCAGAAGGACGAGCACCTCAAGCGCCTGCGCCGCATCGAGGGCCAGATCCGCGGCCTGCAGCGGATGGTCGACGAGGACGTCTACTGCATCGACATACTCACGCAGGTCTCCGCCTCCACGAAGGCCCTGCAGTCCTTCGCGCTGCAACTCCTCGAGGAGCACCTGCGCCACTGCGTCGCGGACGCGGCCGTCAAGGGCGGTGCCGAGATCGACGCGAAGGTGGAGGAGGCGACGAAGGCGATCGGCCGCCTCCTGCGCACCTGA
- a CDS encoding SCO6880 family protein translates to MTTESHVSHPVTPRRTYLIGRARPNAIVGRNRETGEIALIVVGAFLGMMCGLLVPVLTLRIVLLVGFPMLGLAAVYVPYKHRTFYKWFEINRSYKRTLRTGTTYRSGAIEAGTRLDGREIEVGPPPGIGRITWLAAPFGPDEIAVLLHADRKTVTAAIEIEGPGVGLRDSEDQEALVDRFGTLLKHVANGDGFVTRIQMLARTLPADPDAHAKDVAQRGDDRALPWLQQSYDQLQSMVSTSSEQHRAYLIACMHYTRELAAEANAMARAARPQNGRKLDRDAGLAVVMARELTDICSRLQEADIRVRQPLGQGRLASLIHAMYDPDHPIDHIQAMTKRNAWPAELDAMEPTYLQAKTRESSTRAPWCHATAWVKEWPMTPVGVNFLAPLLVHTPDVIRTVAVTMDLEPTEVAIERMLTEKTNDEAEASRAAKMNRTVDPRDIAAHGRLDQRGEDLASGAAGVNLVGYITVSSRSPEALARDKRTIRASAGKSYLKLEWCDREHHRAFVNTLPFATGIRR, encoded by the coding sequence TTGACGACCGAGTCCCACGTGTCCCATCCGGTCACGCCCCGCCGCACGTATCTGATCGGCCGCGCCCGGCCGAACGCGATCGTCGGCCGCAACCGCGAGACCGGTGAGATCGCGCTGATCGTCGTCGGCGCGTTCCTCGGCATGATGTGCGGGCTCCTCGTCCCCGTCCTGACCCTGCGCATCGTGCTGCTCGTCGGCTTCCCCATGCTCGGGCTGGCGGCCGTCTACGTGCCGTACAAGCACCGCACGTTCTACAAGTGGTTCGAGATCAACCGCAGCTACAAGCGGACGCTGCGCACCGGCACCACCTACCGTTCCGGCGCCATCGAGGCCGGCACCCGGCTCGACGGACGGGAGATCGAGGTCGGCCCGCCGCCCGGCATCGGGCGCATCACCTGGCTGGCCGCGCCCTTCGGGCCGGACGAGATCGCCGTACTGCTGCACGCCGACCGCAAGACGGTCACGGCCGCCATCGAGATCGAGGGCCCCGGCGTCGGCCTGCGCGACTCCGAGGACCAGGAAGCCCTCGTCGACCGCTTCGGCACCCTGCTCAAGCACGTGGCCAACGGCGACGGCTTCGTCACCCGCATCCAGATGCTCGCCCGCACCCTCCCGGCCGACCCCGACGCGCACGCCAAGGACGTCGCCCAGCGCGGTGACGACCGGGCGCTGCCGTGGCTCCAGCAGTCGTACGACCAGCTCCAGTCGATGGTGTCCACCAGCAGCGAGCAGCACCGCGCCTACCTCATCGCCTGCATGCACTACACCCGGGAACTCGCGGCCGAGGCCAACGCCATGGCCCGCGCCGCCCGGCCGCAGAACGGGCGCAAGCTGGACCGGGACGCGGGCCTCGCGGTCGTGATGGCGCGCGAGCTGACCGACATCTGCTCCCGCCTCCAGGAGGCGGACATCCGCGTGCGCCAGCCGCTGGGCCAGGGCCGGCTCGCCTCCCTCATCCACGCCATGTACGACCCGGACCACCCCATCGACCACATCCAGGCGATGACCAAGCGCAACGCCTGGCCCGCCGAGCTGGACGCCATGGAGCCCACCTACCTCCAGGCCAAGACCCGCGAGTCCTCCACCCGCGCCCCCTGGTGCCACGCCACCGCCTGGGTCAAGGAGTGGCCGATGACCCCGGTCGGCGTGAACTTCCTCGCGCCGCTGCTCGTCCACACCCCGGACGTCATCCGGACGGTCGCCGTCACGATGGACCTCGAACCCACCGAGGTCGCCATCGAACGCATGCTGACCGAGAAGACGAACGACGAGGCCGAGGCCTCCCGTGCCGCCAAGATGAACCGGACCGTCGACCCCCGCGACATCGCCGCCCACGGCCGCCTGGACCAGCGCGGCGAGGACCTCGCCAGCGGCGCGGCCGGCGTCAACCTGGTCGGCTACATCACCGTCTCGTCCCGCTCCCCCGAGGCGCTCGCCCGCGACAAGCGGACGATAAGGGCCTCGGCCGGAAAGTCGTACCTGAAACTGGAGTGGTGCGACCGTGAGCACCATCGCGCCTTCGTGAACACACTTCCGTTCGCCACCGGCATCCGAAGGTAG
- a CDS encoding NlpC/P60 family protein has product MTVRKAWIAGTVVVGSSLSFVMLLVVGVYLVAGDLAGGAGGGTKRLAKGSVPAAYQSLVQKWGNLCPAINPALLAAQLYQESGFNPRAQSHAAAQGIAQFIPGTWATHGVDGDGDGDRDVWDPNDAIPSAASYDCSLASYVKDVPGNLTENMLASYNAGAYAVIKYQGVPPYKETQNYVQVITTLEKSFAAPETRVDPSEQAAGAIAYAQEKLGTPYLWGGNGTADQGGRFDCSGLTKAAYESVGIKLPRVANDQYNAGPHPSREELLPGDLVFFSDDLTNSRAIRHVGMYVGGGYMINAPRPGAVIRFDPIDTPDYFGATRVTEDGAKALPTTV; this is encoded by the coding sequence TTGACGGTGCGTAAGGCCTGGATCGCGGGGACCGTGGTCGTCGGCTCCTCCCTGTCGTTCGTGATGCTGCTCGTCGTGGGCGTCTACCTCGTCGCCGGAGATCTCGCGGGCGGCGCCGGCGGGGGGACGAAGAGGCTCGCCAAGGGGTCGGTGCCCGCCGCCTACCAGTCGCTCGTGCAGAAGTGGGGCAACCTCTGCCCCGCCATCAACCCCGCGCTGCTCGCCGCCCAGCTCTACCAGGAGAGCGGCTTCAACCCGAGGGCGCAGAGCCACGCGGCGGCGCAGGGGATAGCGCAGTTCATCCCCGGCACGTGGGCCACCCACGGGGTCGACGGGGACGGTGACGGCGACCGGGACGTGTGGGACCCGAACGACGCCATTCCGTCCGCCGCGTCCTACGACTGCTCCCTCGCGTCGTACGTGAAGGACGTGCCCGGGAACCTGACCGAAAACATGCTGGCCTCCTACAACGCGGGGGCCTACGCAGTGATCAAGTACCAGGGTGTCCCGCCGTACAAGGAGACGCAGAACTACGTCCAGGTGATCACGACCCTGGAGAAGAGCTTCGCCGCGCCCGAGACGCGGGTCGACCCCTCCGAGCAGGCCGCCGGGGCCATCGCCTACGCGCAGGAGAAGCTCGGTACGCCCTATCTGTGGGGCGGGAACGGGACGGCCGACCAGGGAGGGCGTTTCGACTGCTCGGGGCTGACCAAGGCGGCGTACGAGAGTGTGGGGATCAAGCTGCCGCGGGTCGCGAACGACCAGTACAACGCGGGGCCGCATCCGAGCCGTGAGGAGCTGCTCCCCGGTGACCTGGTGTTCTTCTCGGACGACCTCACCAACTCCCGGGCGATCCGGCACGTGGGGATGTACGTCGGCGGCGGCTACATGATCAACGCGCCGCGGCCGGGGGCCGTGATCCGGTTCGATCCGATCGACACCCCTGACTACTTCGGAGCCACCCGGGTGACCGAGGATGGCGCGAAAGCGCTGCCCACCACGGTGTGA